A region of uncultured Draconibacterium sp. DNA encodes the following proteins:
- a CDS encoding DUF6261 family protein, translated as MKKILNLLLYKLRNGEYFQFMSDFKSLLLLLTPAAIHSEAEYVEFDAALTKLDDELRVDRGSVLTEEMQNLDIDRDNTWRAIDMRIDATMLCTIPEEVEAAKRLRRVVDLYGDIRRVTYNEQTAGLTNLYGDLTKQKNAGFVTTCGLDTWVTHLNELNIAFKDKQNERDTELANKNSGNVKAVRVEIDPLYQLMVERVNAMVSLNMQTPEIENFIVELNQKIKTLEITLAAREGRKDSGGEEEPPAPEDE; from the coding sequence ATGAAAAAAATTTTAAACCTTTTATTGTATAAACTCCGTAACGGAGAATATTTCCAGTTTATGAGCGACTTTAAAAGTCTGCTACTGCTGCTTACACCGGCCGCCATACATTCGGAGGCCGAATATGTAGAGTTTGACGCCGCCCTTACCAAACTCGACGACGAGTTGCGTGTAGATCGGGGCAGCGTACTAACCGAAGAAATGCAAAACCTTGACATCGACCGCGATAATACGTGGCGTGCCATCGATATGCGGATTGATGCCACCATGCTGTGCACCATTCCTGAAGAGGTGGAGGCAGCCAAACGCCTGCGACGGGTTGTTGATTTGTATGGCGATATTCGCAGGGTAACCTATAACGAACAAACAGCGGGACTTACCAACCTGTATGGCGATTTAACAAAGCAAAAAAATGCCGGTTTTGTTACCACCTGCGGACTTGACACCTGGGTAACGCACTTAAACGAACTAAACATTGCTTTTAAAGACAAACAAAACGAGCGCGACACCGAACTAGCCAATAAAAACAGTGGTAATGTGAAAGCTGTTCGTGTTGAAATCGATCCGCTGTACCAACTAATGGTTGAGCGGGTAAACGCTATGGTAAGTTTGAATATGCAAACGCCCGAAATTGAGAATTTTATTGTTGAGTTGAATCAAAAAATTAAAACCTTAGAGATAACACT
- a CDS encoding type ISP restriction/modification enzyme encodes MTVSEYLAVLNNRFQSGISSEHTYRGDLESLIRSLVTEVEITNEPSKVTDCGNPDYVITKGKIPVGYIEAKDIGKDLNHKQYKEQFTRYKNALDNLIITDYLWFQFFKEGELVHEIRIGEINGNSINPLTENLTNFENLVRDFCTYVGQTIRSGKKLAGMMAAKARLLQNIVERALTADNENDENSTLNDQYESFKNILIHDLTPKGFADIYAQTLAYGMFAARYHDQTPEDFSRYEAAELIPKTNPFLKKLFTYIAGPDIDERIKRTVDNLALVFRAVNLDALLHNFGRSTQTHDPIIHFYETFLAEYDAKLRKARGVWYTPEPVVNFIVRAVDDILKTEFDLPQGLADTAKTKIKVPVQGSKKMQELEVHKVQVLDPATGTGTFLAEVVKHIYHTKFKSMQGAWSAYVDEHLIPRLNGFELLMASYAMAHLKLDMLLHDTGYKYSPASGKGPAARSGQQRFNIYLTNSLEEHHPDTGTLWANWLSTEANEANHIKRDTPVMCVIGNPPYSVSSTNKSEWIQGLLKDYKKDLNERKINLDDDYIKFIRYGQYYIEKNGEGILAYISNNSFIDGITHRQMRKNLMETFDKIYILDLHGNSKKKETAPDGSPDKNVFDIMQGVSINLFVKSNKKEPQVLHYDVFGSRKGKYDFLDNNSINSIEWNELEIEKQYNFFVPKDFEQEENYNQGFKLNDLLPNNNTGIQTKRDALVYNFNKENLLKILEDFKNLNYNEIRTKYSLPNDGRDWTISYAKKDLVKEDGSIVSVLYHPFDYRITYFTGRSKGFMAYPRCPLSLNCRRDNISLLAVRNSRRGNVNNFFVTNLLVDKDGVSPFDNCKFFPLYLYPQSDDQQQAISQQQERIPNLNTKIVQQIAKAIGLTFTPEVDTSTSLSVTDTFAPIDILDYIYAVLHSPTYRTKYKEFLKIDFPRVPYPKNTDTFWKLVKLGGELRQIHLLESPKVEQPITTYPEAGTNEVEKPQFKMYDYDCTPPGEEHPVYLGDVYINSTQYFANVPQSAWEFYIGGYQPAQKWLKDRKGRTLTFEDIMHYQKIIVALTETGRLMKDVDLVGVE; translated from the coding sequence ATGACTGTCTCCGAATATTTAGCCGTACTAAACAATCGTTTTCAATCGGGCATATCAAGCGAGCACACTTATCGTGGCGATTTGGAAAGCCTTATCCGCAGCTTGGTTACCGAAGTGGAAATTACCAACGAACCATCGAAAGTTACCGATTGCGGAAACCCCGACTATGTAATTACAAAAGGGAAAATACCCGTAGGTTATATCGAAGCCAAAGACATTGGCAAAGACCTGAACCACAAACAATACAAAGAACAGTTTACCCGCTATAAAAATGCGCTCGATAACCTGATAATTACCGATTACCTCTGGTTTCAGTTTTTTAAAGAGGGCGAACTGGTACACGAAATACGTATCGGCGAAATTAACGGAAACAGCATTAACCCGCTGACCGAAAATCTTACCAACTTCGAAAACCTGGTACGCGACTTTTGTACCTACGTGGGGCAAACCATTCGCTCGGGTAAAAAGCTGGCCGGTATGATGGCAGCCAAAGCACGCCTGCTGCAAAATATTGTTGAACGCGCACTTACTGCCGACAACGAGAACGACGAAAACTCAACGCTAAACGACCAGTATGAATCGTTTAAAAACATACTGATACACGACCTCACGCCAAAAGGTTTTGCCGATATTTATGCGCAAACCCTGGCTTACGGAATGTTTGCTGCGCGTTACCACGATCAAACGCCCGAAGATTTTAGCCGTTACGAGGCTGCCGAGTTAATACCCAAAACCAATCCTTTTCTGAAAAAGCTGTTTACCTACATTGCCGGACCCGATATCGACGAACGGATAAAACGTACGGTTGATAACCTGGCGCTGGTTTTTAGGGCGGTAAACCTCGATGCGCTGCTGCATAACTTTGGCCGAAGCACACAAACCCACGACCCCATTATTCATTTTTACGAAACCTTTTTGGCCGAATACGATGCCAAACTTCGCAAAGCGCGTGGCGTTTGGTACACGCCCGAGCCGGTGGTGAATTTTATTGTACGTGCCGTTGACGATATATTAAAAACCGAGTTCGATTTGCCACAGGGATTGGCCGATACCGCAAAAACAAAAATAAAAGTGCCCGTGCAGGGAAGTAAAAAAATGCAGGAGCTTGAGGTGCACAAAGTACAGGTACTCGACCCCGCCACCGGAACAGGTACTTTTTTGGCCGAAGTGGTAAAACACATTTACCACACAAAGTTTAAAAGCATGCAGGGGGCCTGGAGTGCTTATGTCGATGAACACCTTATTCCGCGCCTCAACGGTTTCGAGCTGCTAATGGCCTCCTACGCCATGGCACACCTAAAACTCGATATGTTGTTGCACGACACCGGTTACAAATATTCTCCGGCATCGGGCAAGGGGCCTGCCGCTCGCAGTGGCCAGCAACGTTTTAACATTTACCTTACCAACAGCCTCGAAGAACACCACCCCGACACCGGCACCCTTTGGGCCAACTGGCTAAGTACCGAGGCCAACGAAGCCAACCACATAAAACGCGATACACCCGTTATGTGTGTTATTGGTAACCCGCCGTATTCGGTTAGCAGCACCAATAAATCAGAATGGATACAAGGCCTGTTGAAAGATTATAAGAAAGACTTGAATGAAAGGAAAATAAATCTTGATGATGACTACATAAAGTTTATACGCTATGGCCAGTATTATATTGAAAAGAATGGTGAGGGCATACTGGCTTATATCTCCAATAATAGTTTTATTGATGGGATAACACACCGCCAAATGCGGAAAAACCTGATGGAAACCTTCGATAAAATTTATATTCTCGACTTACACGGCAACAGCAAGAAAAAAGAAACTGCTCCTGATGGTTCTCCCGATAAAAATGTATTTGATATTATGCAGGGCGTTTCAATTAACCTATTTGTAAAATCGAATAAAAAGGAGCCACAAGTTTTACACTACGATGTTTTTGGAAGCCGAAAGGGTAAATACGATTTTCTGGATAATAATTCTATTAATTCAATCGAGTGGAATGAATTGGAAATAGAAAAGCAATACAATTTTTTTGTGCCTAAAGATTTTGAACAAGAAGAGAATTACAACCAAGGTTTTAAATTAAATGACCTATTACCAAATAATAACACCGGAATTCAAACAAAAAGAGATGCTCTTGTTTATAATTTTAATAAAGAAAATTTACTGAAGATTTTAGAAGATTTTAAAAATCTTAATTATAATGAAATAAGAACAAAGTACAGTTTGCCCAATGATGGTAGAGATTGGACAATAAGTTATGCAAAGAAAGACTTAGTAAAGGAAGATGGTTCAATAGTGTCTGTTTTATATCATCCTTTTGATTATAGGATAACTTATTTTACTGGACGTAGCAAGGGGTTTATGGCATATCCTAGGTGTCCGTTAAGCCTTAATTGTCGGAGAGATAATATCTCCTTACTTGCAGTTCGAAATAGCAGAAGAGGAAATGTAAATAATTTCTTTGTAACTAATCTTTTAGTAGATAAGGATGGTGTTTCTCCTTTTGATAATTGTAAATTTTTCCCTTTATATCTATATCCTCAATCAGATGACCAACAGCAAGCCATAAGCCAGCAGCAAGAGCGCATTCCCAACCTAAACACCAAAATAGTACAGCAAATAGCCAAAGCCATCGGCCTAACGTTTACGCCCGAGGTAGACACTTCGACTTCGCTCAGTGTGACAGACACCTTTGCGCCCATCGATATTCTCGACTACATTTATGCGGTGTTACATTCGCCCACCTACCGCACCAAATACAAGGAGTTCCTGAAAATTGATTTTCCGCGCGTGCCATACCCCAAAAACACCGATACCTTTTGGAAGTTGGTTAAACTGGGTGGAGAATTGAGGCAAATCCATTTGCTCGAAAGCCCAAAGGTAGAGCAGCCCATTACCACTTACCCCGAGGCCGGAACAAACGAGGTAGAAAAGCCTCAGTTTAAAATGTATGATTACGACTGTACACCTCCGGGCGAAGAGCACCCCGTTTATTTAGGCGATGTGTACATTAACAGCACCCAGTATTTTGCCAACGTGCCGCAAAGTGCCTGGGAATTTTACATTGGCGGCTACCAGCCCGCCCAAAAATGGCTAAAAGACCGCAAAGGCCGCACGCTAACATTCGAAGACATTATGCACTACCAAAAAATAATTGTCGCCCTCACTGAAACCGGCCGATTGATGAAAGACGTTGATTTGGTTGGGGTGGAGTAA
- a CDS encoding SIR2 family protein produces the protein MKEFKEDLIKHFQQFNTAPFLFIGSGFSRRYINLETWSDLIATIIEEISNAKPYEYYQSKTGSNNAQIASLVAEELHERWWTEKRFEESRAEFKSEAAKSEQAPLKYEISKYIKTKSVTEQTEYLEEINALKKVNVDGIITTNWDDFLESTFPDFTKYIGQSELLFSDSLNIGEIYKIHGCISDPNSLIVTTEDYRAFETKNPYLAAKLLTIFVEHPIIFLGYSLHDSNVIDILTSIVKCLNNENIDKLKNRLVFVKRIKDNSEPRISDSSLLLTEKRIPIPIKEIKLHSFTPLYEVLGSLKKRLPVKILRRMKGMVYEFVKTNEPTEKILVGENISNSEDADNIEYYFGVGIKSQLSMYGYNGIGTIELMEDLVFDDKNLNAGAVIQSVIPKALKGGKYFPVYKYLRKADYLKKDGKLRKTVDVSTKLRNFIDGCSSERFYPSSNYLKKKGTIQKNHTSIKSIQRNFDLTHTIYYIPFLKPEYIDISDLKSFLINNWSDELVKNTSFRKLICLYDYLKFGLQVQNEEA, from the coding sequence ATGAAAGAATTTAAGGAAGACCTAATCAAGCATTTTCAGCAGTTTAATACAGCCCCATTTTTATTTATTGGTTCTGGATTCTCGCGCAGGTATATCAATTTGGAAACCTGGAGCGATTTGATAGCAACAATAATTGAAGAAATTAGTAACGCTAAACCTTATGAATATTATCAATCGAAAACTGGCTCGAATAATGCGCAAATCGCTTCATTAGTTGCAGAAGAACTACATGAGCGCTGGTGGACGGAAAAACGATTTGAGGAAAGTAGAGCCGAATTTAAATCAGAAGCAGCGAAGTCGGAACAGGCACCTTTAAAATATGAAATATCAAAATATATAAAAACGAAAAGTGTCACAGAGCAAACAGAGTATCTTGAAGAAATAAACGCACTTAAGAAAGTTAATGTAGACGGAATTATTACAACTAATTGGGATGATTTTTTGGAATCGACATTTCCCGATTTTACTAAATATATCGGGCAGTCAGAGCTTCTGTTCTCCGATTCACTAAATATTGGGGAAATTTATAAAATTCATGGATGTATTTCAGACCCGAATAGCCTGATCGTGACAACCGAAGATTACAGAGCATTCGAAACAAAAAACCCATATTTAGCTGCCAAACTTCTGACCATTTTTGTGGAACATCCCATCATATTTTTGGGATATTCTCTTCATGATTCAAATGTTATTGATATACTTACTTCCATAGTTAAGTGCCTTAATAACGAGAATATTGATAAACTGAAAAATCGCTTAGTATTTGTCAAACGAATTAAGGATAACTCTGAACCGAGAATCTCAGACTCATCTTTATTATTAACCGAGAAGAGAATTCCTATTCCTATTAAAGAAATCAAGCTTCATTCATTCACCCCGCTGTATGAAGTACTAGGTAGTTTAAAGAAGCGTCTGCCGGTAAAAATATTAAGAAGGATGAAAGGTATGGTTTATGAATTCGTAAAGACGAATGAGCCGACAGAAAAAATTCTTGTTGGGGAAAATATATCCAACTCGGAAGATGCAGACAACATCGAATATTATTTTGGTGTTGGTATCAAGAGTCAATTATCGATGTATGGATATAACGGAATTGGCACTATTGAGTTAATGGAAGATCTCGTTTTTGATGATAAAAACTTAAATGCTGGAGCTGTTATACAAAGTGTAATTCCTAAGGCATTAAAAGGCGGGAAATATTTTCCGGTTTATAAATATTTAAGGAAGGCAGATTATTTGAAAAAGGATGGTAAGCTGCGTAAAACGGTAGATGTCTCCACTAAACTACGAAATTTTATAGATGGTTGTAGTTCTGAAAGATTTTACCCTTCAAGTAATTATTTGAAAAAGAAGGGTACCATCCAAAAAAATCACACTTCTATAAAATCGATACAACGAAATTTCGATCTGACCCACACAATATATTATATCCCATTCTTAAAACCGGAATACATTGATATATCTGATTTGAAAAGTTTTCTCATCAATAACTGGAGCGATGAACTTGTAAAAAATACAAGCTTTAGAAAACTTATATGTTTATATGATTACTTAAAGTTTGGATTACAGGTGCAGAACGAGGAAGCCTAA
- a CDS encoding phospholipase D family protein, which translates to MAEFLTTNGISYWIENIIMESKRELTLVSPYLQLSKTFFERLKDASNRKVKIVIIYGKDDLKPNERNSLAELNVELYFFENLHAKCYYNEGDMVITSMNMYEFSEKNNREMGVRITKDDDSNLYEKAVKETKSIILSSEVIQLARTNRQFFNEKNSPENKSENKKNKRGYCIRCEARIPYDIERPYCWECFATWAQFENPEYEENVCHGCGEFENTSMLKPVCYNCYRKFEK; encoded by the coding sequence ATGGCAGAATTTTTAACAACCAACGGAATTTCGTACTGGATTGAAAATATAATTATGGAGTCGAAAAGGGAGCTTACATTGGTTTCTCCTTACCTTCAACTATCTAAAACCTTTTTTGAAAGATTAAAAGACGCTTCGAATAGAAAAGTTAAAATTGTAATAATTTACGGAAAAGACGATTTAAAACCGAATGAGCGTAATTCGCTTGCCGAATTAAATGTTGAGTTGTATTTCTTTGAGAACTTGCACGCAAAATGTTATTATAACGAAGGTGATATGGTAATAACTTCCATGAACATGTATGAATTTTCGGAGAAGAATAACCGTGAGATGGGAGTTCGCATTACTAAAGACGATGATTCAAACCTTTATGAAAAGGCTGTTAAAGAAACCAAATCAATAATCCTTTCATCAGAGGTAATTCAACTTGCTCGTACAAATCGCCAGTTTTTTAATGAGAAAAACTCGCCAGAGAATAAATCTGAAAACAAAAAGAACAAAAGAGGTTATTGCATTCGTTGTGAAGCCCGAATCCCGTATGATATTGAAAGACCCTATTGTTGGGAGTGTTTTGCAACATGGGCTCAATTTGAGAATCCGGAATATGAAGAAAATGTTTGTCATGGTTGTGGTGAATTTGAGAATACTTCAATGCTAAAACCAGTTTGTTATAACTGCTATAGAAAGTTTGAGAAATAA
- a CDS encoding HU family DNA-binding protein, giving the protein MSILYSKIQRVNPRNPQADRKWYLVPNRVEQKTEKEIAEALSKNTTLSRGEAALVVDELQAVIQNALLDGYSVQMVDWGSFQLTFNCTGTDTEAECTADKITSVNIRFRPGKQMKEALSKATFVAR; this is encoded by the coding sequence ATGTCGATTTTATATTCAAAAATTCAACGGGTGAACCCACGCAACCCACAAGCCGACCGGAAATGGTACCTGGTGCCCAACCGCGTGGAACAAAAAACAGAAAAGGAGATTGCCGAAGCATTGAGTAAAAACACCACCTTAAGCCGTGGAGAAGCGGCCCTGGTAGTGGATGAGCTGCAAGCGGTGATCCAGAATGCCCTGCTCGATGGTTACTCGGTACAAATGGTCGACTGGGGCTCGTTTCAGCTAACGTTTAACTGCACCGGCACGGATACCGAAGCGGAATGTACAGCCGATAAAATTACATCGGTCAACATCCGTTTCCGCCCCGGCAAACAGATGAAAGAGGCCCTGTCGAAAGCAACTTTTGTAGCCCGGTAG